From a single Deltaproteobacteria bacterium genomic region:
- the ruvC gene encoding crossover junction endodeoxyribonuclease RuvC, with the protein MRVLGIDPGTVTTGWGVVEERGTRLVRVAGGVVRVRGVLAARLAAILKQIDEVLTRFSPAALCLEKSFVAANVQSAFRLGEARGVVLAAGARAGIPIGEYSPAEIKVAVVGTGRATKEQVQNMVCRLLALDGEVTPDQADALAAAICYLHARRLSEHVGDDKLVQLVRARRRGRGRRWLSLAGRPGRPGRR; encoded by the coding sequence ATGCGAGTGCTCGGGATTGATCCCGGCACGGTAACGACGGGCTGGGGAGTGGTGGAGGAGCGCGGCACGCGCTTGGTGCGCGTGGCCGGTGGCGTGGTGCGTGTGCGGGGCGTCTTGGCCGCGCGCCTGGCGGCCATCTTGAAACAGATCGACGAAGTGTTGACCCGCTTCTCGCCCGCCGCGCTGTGCCTGGAGAAGAGTTTCGTAGCCGCCAATGTGCAGAGCGCGTTCCGCTTGGGTGAAGCCCGCGGTGTGGTGCTGGCGGCCGGGGCGCGTGCGGGCATCCCGATCGGAGAATACAGCCCGGCGGAGATCAAAGTTGCGGTGGTGGGAACCGGCCGCGCCACCAAGGAGCAGGTACAGAATATGGTCTGTCGCTTACTGGCGCTCGATGGCGAAGTTACCCCTGACCAGGCCGACGCGCTGGCGGCGGCGATTTGTTACCTTCACGCGCGCCGGCTCTCCGAACATGTGGGCGATGACAAGCTGGTGCAACTGGTGCGCGCCCGCCGCCGCGGCCGCGGGCGGCGTTGGCTGAGTTTGGCAGGTAGGCCAGGTAGGCCGGGTAGGCGATGA